A single region of the Musa acuminata AAA Group cultivar baxijiao chromosome BXJ1-11, Cavendish_Baxijiao_AAA, whole genome shotgun sequence genome encodes:
- the LOC135597681 gene encoding cellulose synthase-like protein D2 encodes MASNGILRSNRSTRGPGEPPQGRTELPPIPRGPTVQFGRRTESGRFISFSRDDLDSELAGSELGSGRFDNYHVHIPMTPDNQPMDPSISTKAEEQYVNSSIFTGGFNSVTRAHVMDKVIDSESGQGGGGGNGLTCAIEGCDCMVMRDKHGNVMVPCECDFMICVDCFTDAAKTGGGVCPGCKEPYKTTDLSELLGTAGGRALTLPHLPSGAPKMERGLSVVKPQKLPHSQTMTQTGEFDHTRWLFETKGTYGYGNAIWSEENYDDVDGGDGGGGGHGQPKEFISKPWRPLTRKLKIPAAVLSPYRLLIVIRMAVLALFLTWRIKHKNEDAIWLWGMSVVCELWFAFSWLLDQLPKLCPVNRATDLAVLKEKFEMATPYNPTGKSDLPGIDVFVSTADPEKEPVLVTANTILSILAADYPVEKLACYVSDDGGALLTFEAMAEAASFAYIWVPFCRKHGIEPRNPESYFSSKKDPYKNKVRSDFVKDRRRAKREYDEFKVRINGLPDSIRRRSDAFHAREEIKAMNLQREKAGDDPVEPVKIPKATWMADGTHWPGTWINPSAEHSRGDHAGIIQVMLKPPSDESLYGNNDEKSPLDFTDVDIRLPMLVYVSREKRPGYDHNKKAGAMNALVRASAIMSNGPFILNLDCDHYIYNSQALREGMCFMMDRGGDRICYVQFPQRFEGIDPSDRYANNNTVFFDVNMRALDGLQGPVYVGTGCLFRRIALYGFDPPRAKEHSAGCCSCCLPRKRKPRAAANSEETRALRMGDYDDDEMNMSTFPKKFGNSSFLIDSIPIAEFQGRPLADHPSVKNGRPPGALTVPRDLLDASTVAEAISVISCWYEEKTEWGQRVGWIYGSVTEDVVTGYRMHNRGWKSVYCVTKRDAFRGTAPINLTDRLHQVLRWATGSVEIFFSRNNALLASPRMKFLQRVAYLNVGIYPFTSVFLIVYCFLPALSLFSGQFIVQTLSVTFLTYLLIITLTLCLLAILEIRWSGIELEEWWRNEQFWLIGGTSAHLAAVMQGLLKVIAGIEISFTLTSKSAGDDDDDEFADLYVVKWTSLMIPPITIIMLNLIAIAVGVSRTIYSVIPQWSKLLGGVFFSFWVLAHLYPFAKGLMGRRGRTPTIIYVWSGLVAITISLLVVAINPPAGANSQIGGSFSFP; translated from the exons ATGGCTTCCAATGGTATTCTCCGATCCAACCGCTCCACCCGCGGCCCCGGTGAACCACCGCAGGGCAGAACCGAGCTGCCCCCGATCCCTCGCGGCCCGACAGTCCAATTCGGCCGCAGGACGGAGTCCGGCCGATTCATCAGCTTCTCTCGCGACGACCTCGACAGTGAGCTGGCCGGCAGCGAGTTGGGCAGCGGCCGCTTCGATAACTACCATGTCCACATCCCCATGACTCCCGACAACCAGCCCATGGACCCTTCCATCTCGACCAAGGCGGAGGAGCAGTACGTCAACAGCTCCATCTTCACCGGCGGCTTCAACAGCGTCACCCGCGCCCACGTCATGGACAAGGTTATCGACTCCGAGAGCGGCCAGGGTGGGGGCGGCGGAAACGGCCTCACATGCGCCATTGAGGGGTGCGACTGCATGGTCATGCGGGACAAGCACGGGAACGTGATGGTTCCCTGCGAGTGCGACTTCATGATCTGCGTCGACTGCTTCACCGACGCCGCCAAGACCGGCGGCGGGGTCTGCCCGGGGTGCAAGGAGCCGTACAAGACGACCGACCTGAGCGAGCTGCTGGGGACAGCCGGTGGGCGGGCCCTAACGCTGCCGCATCTCCCGTCTGGGGCGCCAAAGATGGAGCGAGGGCTGTCTGTGGTGAAGCCGCAGAAGCTGCCGCACTCGCAGACCATGACGCAGACGGGGGAGTTCGATCACACCCGGTGGCTATTCGAGACGAAGGGTACATACGGATATGGAAACGCCATATGGTCCGAGGAGAATTACGACGACGTTGACGGCGgcgacggcggaggaggagggcatGGACAGCCAAAGGAGTTCATCAGTAAGCCATGGAGGCCTCTTACACGCAAATTGAAGATCCCTGCTGCCGTCCTCAGCCCTTACAG GCTCCTCATCGTCATTCGTATGGCTGTTCTCGCTCTGTTTCTCACATGGAGAATCAAACACAAGAACGAGGACGCCATATGGTTGTGGGGGATGTCGGTCGTCTGCGAATTATGGTTCGCCTTCTCTTGGCTTCTGGACCAGCTTCCAAAGCTCTGCCCTGTGAATCGAGCCACTGACCTCGCCGTCCTCAAGGAGAAGTTCGAAATGGCGACGCCTTACAATCCAACGGGGAAATCTGATCTCCCAGGCATCGACGTCTTCGTTTCCACGGCCGACCCAGAGAAAGAACCCGTACTGGTCACCGCAAATACGATTCTGTCTATTCTTGCAGCCGATTACCCGGTCGAGAAGCTTGCTTGCTATGTTTCGGACGATGGAGGTGCGCTTCTGACATTTGAAGCCATGGCGGAGGCTGCCAGCTTCGCTTACATATGGGTTCCTTTCTGCCGTAAACATGGCATCGAGCCTCGGAATCCTGAGAGCTACTTCAGCTCCAAGAAGGATCCTTACAAGAATAAAGTCCGCTCTGATTTCGTCAAGGACCGGAGACGGGCGAAGAGAGAATACGATGAGTTCAAGGTCCGGATCAATGGCTTGCCGGATTCAATTCGTCGGCGCTCGGATGCGTTTCATGCTCGTGAAGAGATTAAAGCCATGAATCTGCAGCGGGAGAAGGCCGGTGATGATCCTGTGGAACCTGTGAAGATCCCTAAGGCTACTTGGATGGCTGATGGCACGCACTGGCCAGGAACTTGGATTAACCCCTCAGCGGAGCACTCTCGAGGCGATCATGCTGGAATCATACAG GTGATGTTGAAGCCTCCAAGCGACGAATCCCTGTACGGGAACAACGACGAGAAATCACCGTTGGACTTCACCGACGTCGACATCCGCTTGCCCATGTTGGTCTATGTGTCCCGCGAGAAGCGCCCTGGTTACGACCACAACAAGAAGGCAGGCGCCATGAACGCCCTCGTCcgcgcctctgccatcatgtcgaACGGCCCCTTCATCCTCAACCTCGACTGCGACCACTACATCTACAACTCGCAGGCCCTCCGCGAGGGCATGTGCTTCATGATGGACCGCGGCGGCGATCGAATCTGCTACGTCCAGTTCCCGCAGCGGTTCGAGGGCATCGATCCCTCCGATCGATATGCCAACAACAACACCGTGTTCTTTGATGTCAACATGCGCGCACTCGACGGTCTCCAGGGCCCGGTGTACGTCGGCACCGGCTGTCTCTTCCGCCGCATCGCGCTCTACGGTTTCGATCCTCCTCGCGCCAAGGAGCACAGCGCCGgttgctgcagctgctgcctACCACGCAAGCGAAAGCCCCGGGCTGCGGCGAACTCCGAAGAGACGCGAGCTCTTCGCATGGGCGACTACGACGACGACGAAATGAACATGTCGACGTTTCCAAAGAAGTTTGGGAATTCGAGTTTCCTCATCGACTCGATCCCAATTGCAGAGTTCCAAGGCCGGCCTCTTGCTGATCACCCTTCCGTGAAGAATGGCCGCCCGCCCGGTGCTCTCACCGTCCCTCGCGACCTGCTCGACGCCTCCACGGTCGCTGAAGCTATcagtgtcatctcatgttggtacGAGGAGAAGACCGAGTGGGGGCAGCGCGTCGGGTGGATCTACGGCTCCGTGACAGAGGACGTGGTCACCGGGTACAGGATGCACAACAGAGGCTGGAAGTCGGTCTACTGCGTCACCAAGCGCGACGCCTTCCGCGGCACGGCGCCCATCAACCTTACCGACCGGCTCCACCAGGTGCTCCGCTGGGCCACCGGCTCCGTGGAGATCTTCTTCTCTCGCAACAATGCCTTGTTAGCCAGCCCGAGGATGAAGTTTCTGCAGAGGGTTGCGTACCTCAACGTCGGCATCTATCCCTTCACCTCCGTCTTCCTCATAGTGTACTGCTTCCTGCCGGCGCTCTCGCTCTTCTCGGGACAGTTCATCGTGCAGACCCTGAGCGTGACCTTCCTCACCTACCTGCTCATCATCACCTTGACACTCTGCCTCTTGGCGATCCTGGAGATCAGGTGGTCGGGGATCGAGCTGGAGGAGTGGTGGCGGAATGAGCAGTTCTGGCTCATCGGAGGCACCAGCGCTCACCTCGCGGCAGTGATGCAGGGGCTGCTCAAGGTCATTGCTGGGATAGAGATCTCGTTCACGCTCACCTCGAAGTCAGccggagacgacgacgacgacgagttTGCGGATCTCTACGTCGTGAAATGGACGTCGCTGATGATACCCCCCATCACCATCATCATGCTGAATCTGATTGCCATTGCTGTGGGGGTGAGCAGGACCATATACAGTGTGATCCCGCAGTGGAGCAAGCTGCTGGGTGGGGTGTTCTTCAGCTTCTGGGTGTTGGCTCATCTGTACCCGTTTGCCAAGGGGCTGATGGGGAGAAGGGGGAGGACGCCGACCATCATCTACGTCTGGTCTGGGCTTGTCGCCATCACCATATCGTTGCTGGTGGTGGCGATCAACCCTCCGGCGGGGGCCAACTCTCAGATTGGCGGTTCCTTCTCGTTCCCTTGA